In a single window of the Silurus meridionalis isolate SWU-2019-XX chromosome 8, ASM1480568v1, whole genome shotgun sequence genome:
- the gpx2 gene encoding glutathione peroxidase 2, whose product MAFIAKTFYDLRATKLEGDPVDFNIYRGRVVLIENVASLUGTTTRDYSQLNQLQSRYPHRLVVLAFPCNQFGYQENCRNGEILASLKHVRPGGGFEPSFTIFEKCDVNGANTHPVFAYLKDKLPYPDDDPVSLIQDPKFLVWSPISRTDISWNFEKFLIGPEGEPFKRYSKNFETINIEPDIQRLLRLTKN is encoded by the exons ATGGCCTTCATAGCCAAGACGTTTTATGACCTGCGTGCTACCAAGCTGGAAGGGGACCCTGTCGATTTTAACATCTACCGAGGCCGAGTGGTACTCATCGAGAATGTGGCATCACTATGAGGCACCACCACCCGGGACTACAGCCAGCTCAACCAGCTCCAGAGCAGGTACCCGCACCGGCTGGTGGTCCTGGCCTTCCCCTGTAATCAGTTTGGCTACCAG GAAAACTGCAGAAATGGTGAGATCCTGGCCTCCCTGAAGCATGTACGACCAGGTGGAGGGTTTGAGCCGTCGTTCACCATTTTTGAGAAGTGCGACGTGAACGGGGCTAACACGCATCCCGTCTTCGCATACCTCAAAGACAAACTTCCCTACCCTGATGATGACCCTGTCTCTCTTATTCAGGACCCCAAGTTCTTAGTGTGGAGTCCCATTAGCAGAACTGATATTTCTTGGAACTTTGAGAAGTTCCTGATTGGCCCAGAGGGCGAGCCCTTCAAGAGATACAGCAAAAACTTTGAGACGATTAACATAGAACCTGACATTCAAAGGCTATTGAGGCTTACCAAAAACTAA
- the LOC124390554 gene encoding ras-related protein Rab-15-like has protein sequence MVMSEASPNYRKYERIQHLNTRTHIHVDEQFGRRFVRNLLHAMAKQYDVLFRLLLLGDSGVGKTCLLCRLTDNEFLSPHISTIGVDFKMKTIEVNGLKVRIQIWDTAGQERYQTITKQYYRRAQGIFLVYDITSYVSFQHIMKWISDVDEYAPRIVQKFLVGNKRDEELQRQVTTEQGNKLAQSYGMDFLETSAFTNYNISEAFTRMTELVLEASRKEPDSDLPSSNDELNDTEPDQEQQYSTCSC, from the exons ATGGTGATGAGTGAGGCTTCGCCTAATTACAGGAAATATGAAAGAATACAGCActtgaacacacgcacacacattcacgTCGACGAGCAGTTTGGAAGGCGTTTTGTTAGGAACTTGCTCCACGCCATGGCGAAGCAATACGACGTCCTGTTCAGGCTTCTGCTTTTAGGAGACTCGGGTGTGGGGAAAACATGTTTACTGTGTCGCCTTACGGACAATGAGTTTCTCTCGCCGCATATTTCCACTATTG gagtggatttcaaaatgaaaacaatagaAGTCAATGGTCTTAAAGTGAGAATACAGATATG gGACACAGCTGGACAGGAGAGATACCAAACTATTACAAAGCAGTATTACAGACGAGCACAG GGTATTTTCCTTGTATATGACATTACTAGCTACGTCTCCTTCCAACATATAATGAAGTGGATTAGTGATGTTGATGAG tacGCACCACGTATAGTGCAAAAGTTTCTTGTTGGGAACAAACGTGATGAGGAGCTTCAAAGGCAAGTGACCACAGAGCAGGGGAACAAG CTTGCTCAATCTTATGGTATGGATTTCCTGGAGACGAGCGCGTTTACCAACTACAACATCAGTGAG GCGTTCACTCGGATGACTGAGCTGGTCTTGGAGGCCAGCAGGAAGGAGCCGGATAGTGACCTGCCATCCAGCAACGATGAGCTCAACGATACTGAACCAGACCAGGAGCAGCAATATTCAACCTGCTCATGTTAG
- the LOC124390224 gene encoding protein max isoform X3, with amino-acid sequence MSDNDDIEVDSDEESSRFLPVADKRAHHNALERKRRDHIKDSFHSLRDSVPSLQGEKASRAQILDKATEYIQYMRRKNHTHQQDIDDLKKQNALLEQQGKFRALEKAKGNTQLQASYSSDSSLYTNPKGSAVSAFDGGSDSSSESEPEEPPTRKKLRVESS; translated from the exons ATGAGTGATAACGATGACATCGAAGTTGACAGTGAT gaaGAGTCGTCGAGATTTCTCCCAGTG GCAGACAAGCGAGCACACCACAACGCACTGGAGCGCAAACGGAGGGACCACATCAAAGACAGCTTTCACAGTTTACGTGACTCTGTGCCTTCTTTACAaggagagaag GCTTCCCGAGCTCAGATTTTAGACAAAGCCACAGAGTATATCCAGTACATGCGCCGCAAGAACCACACGCACCAACAGGACATCGATGACCTGAAGAAACAGAATGCTTTGCTGGAGCAGCAGGGTAAGt TCCGTGCTCTAGAGAAGGCCAAGGGCAACACACAGCTGCAGGCCAGCTACTCATCAGACAGCAGCTTGTACACCAACCCTAAAGGCAGTGCTGTGTCTGCCTTCGATGGTGGTTCCGATTCCAGCTCCGAGTCCGAGCCTGAGGAGCCTCCCACCAGGAAGAAGCTGCGTGTGGAGTCCAGCTAG
- the LOC124390224 gene encoding protein max isoform X2: MSDNDDIEVDSDEESSRFLPVADKRAHHNALERKRRDHIKDSFHSLRDSVPSLQGEKHFVKQASRAQILDKATEYIQYMRRKNHTHQQDIDDLKKQNALLEQQVRALEKAKGNTQLQASYSSDSSLYTNPKGSAVSAFDGGSDSSSESEPEEPPTRKKLRVESS, from the exons ATGAGTGATAACGATGACATCGAAGTTGACAGTGAT gaaGAGTCGTCGAGATTTCTCCCAGTG GCAGACAAGCGAGCACACCACAACGCACTGGAGCGCAAACGGAGGGACCACATCAAAGACAGCTTTCACAGTTTACGTGACTCTGTGCCTTCTTTACAaggagagaag CACTTTGTCAAACAGGCTTCCCGAGCTCAGATTTTAGACAAAGCCACAGAGTATATCCAGTACATGCGCCGCAAGAACCACACGCACCAACAGGACATCGATGACCTGAAGAAACAGAATGCTTTGCTGGAGCAGCAGG TCCGTGCTCTAGAGAAGGCCAAGGGCAACACACAGCTGCAGGCCAGCTACTCATCAGACAGCAGCTTGTACACCAACCCTAAAGGCAGTGCTGTGTCTGCCTTCGATGGTGGTTCCGATTCCAGCTCCGAGTCCGAGCCTGAGGAGCCTCCCACCAGGAAGAAGCTGCGTGTGGAGTCCAGCTAG
- the LOC124390224 gene encoding protein max isoform X7: protein MSDNDDIEVDSDADKRAHHNALERKRRDHIKDSFHSLRDSVPSLQGEKASRAQILDKATEYIQYMRRKNHTHQQDIDDLKKQNALLEQQGKFRALEKAKGNTQLQASYSSDSSLYTNPKGSAVSAFDGGSDSSSESEPEEPPTRKKLRVESS, encoded by the exons ATGAGTGATAACGATGACATCGAAGTTGACAGTGAT GCAGACAAGCGAGCACACCACAACGCACTGGAGCGCAAACGGAGGGACCACATCAAAGACAGCTTTCACAGTTTACGTGACTCTGTGCCTTCTTTACAaggagagaag GCTTCCCGAGCTCAGATTTTAGACAAAGCCACAGAGTATATCCAGTACATGCGCCGCAAGAACCACACGCACCAACAGGACATCGATGACCTGAAGAAACAGAATGCTTTGCTGGAGCAGCAGGGTAAGt TCCGTGCTCTAGAGAAGGCCAAGGGCAACACACAGCTGCAGGCCAGCTACTCATCAGACAGCAGCTTGTACACCAACCCTAAAGGCAGTGCTGTGTCTGCCTTCGATGGTGGTTCCGATTCCAGCTCCGAGTCCGAGCCTGAGGAGCCTCCCACCAGGAAGAAGCTGCGTGTGGAGTCCAGCTAG
- the LOC124390224 gene encoding protein max isoform X6, which yields MSDNDDIEVDSDADKRAHHNALERKRRDHIKDSFHSLRDSVPSLQGEKHFVKQASRAQILDKATEYIQYMRRKNHTHQQDIDDLKKQNALLEQQVRALEKAKGNTQLQASYSSDSSLYTNPKGSAVSAFDGGSDSSSESEPEEPPTRKKLRVESS from the exons ATGAGTGATAACGATGACATCGAAGTTGACAGTGAT GCAGACAAGCGAGCACACCACAACGCACTGGAGCGCAAACGGAGGGACCACATCAAAGACAGCTTTCACAGTTTACGTGACTCTGTGCCTTCTTTACAaggagagaag CACTTTGTCAAACAGGCTTCCCGAGCTCAGATTTTAGACAAAGCCACAGAGTATATCCAGTACATGCGCCGCAAGAACCACACGCACCAACAGGACATCGATGACCTGAAGAAACAGAATGCTTTGCTGGAGCAGCAGG TCCGTGCTCTAGAGAAGGCCAAGGGCAACACACAGCTGCAGGCCAGCTACTCATCAGACAGCAGCTTGTACACCAACCCTAAAGGCAGTGCTGTGTCTGCCTTCGATGGTGGTTCCGATTCCAGCTCCGAGTCCGAGCCTGAGGAGCCTCCCACCAGGAAGAAGCTGCGTGTGGAGTCCAGCTAG
- the LOC124390224 gene encoding protein max isoform X8, with product MSDNDDIEVDSDADKRAHHNALERKRRDHIKDSFHSLRDSVPSLQGEKASRAQILDKATEYIQYMRRKNHTHQQDIDDLKKQNALLEQQVRALEKAKGNTQLQASYSSDSSLYTNPKGSAVSAFDGGSDSSSESEPEEPPTRKKLRVESS from the exons ATGAGTGATAACGATGACATCGAAGTTGACAGTGAT GCAGACAAGCGAGCACACCACAACGCACTGGAGCGCAAACGGAGGGACCACATCAAAGACAGCTTTCACAGTTTACGTGACTCTGTGCCTTCTTTACAaggagagaag GCTTCCCGAGCTCAGATTTTAGACAAAGCCACAGAGTATATCCAGTACATGCGCCGCAAGAACCACACGCACCAACAGGACATCGATGACCTGAAGAAACAGAATGCTTTGCTGGAGCAGCAGG TCCGTGCTCTAGAGAAGGCCAAGGGCAACACACAGCTGCAGGCCAGCTACTCATCAGACAGCAGCTTGTACACCAACCCTAAAGGCAGTGCTGTGTCTGCCTTCGATGGTGGTTCCGATTCCAGCTCCGAGTCCGAGCCTGAGGAGCCTCCCACCAGGAAGAAGCTGCGTGTGGAGTCCAGCTAG
- the LOC124390224 gene encoding protein max isoform X4 has protein sequence MSDNDDIEVDSDEESSRFLPVADKRAHHNALERKRRDHIKDSFHSLRDSVPSLQGEKASRAQILDKATEYIQYMRRKNHTHQQDIDDLKKQNALLEQQVRALEKAKGNTQLQASYSSDSSLYTNPKGSAVSAFDGGSDSSSESEPEEPPTRKKLRVESS, from the exons ATGAGTGATAACGATGACATCGAAGTTGACAGTGAT gaaGAGTCGTCGAGATTTCTCCCAGTG GCAGACAAGCGAGCACACCACAACGCACTGGAGCGCAAACGGAGGGACCACATCAAAGACAGCTTTCACAGTTTACGTGACTCTGTGCCTTCTTTACAaggagagaag GCTTCCCGAGCTCAGATTTTAGACAAAGCCACAGAGTATATCCAGTACATGCGCCGCAAGAACCACACGCACCAACAGGACATCGATGACCTGAAGAAACAGAATGCTTTGCTGGAGCAGCAGG TCCGTGCTCTAGAGAAGGCCAAGGGCAACACACAGCTGCAGGCCAGCTACTCATCAGACAGCAGCTTGTACACCAACCCTAAAGGCAGTGCTGTGTCTGCCTTCGATGGTGGTTCCGATTCCAGCTCCGAGTCCGAGCCTGAGGAGCCTCCCACCAGGAAGAAGCTGCGTGTGGAGTCCAGCTAG
- the LOC124390224 gene encoding protein max isoform X1 — protein sequence MSDNDDIEVDSDEESSRFLPVADKRAHHNALERKRRDHIKDSFHSLRDSVPSLQGEKHFVKQASRAQILDKATEYIQYMRRKNHTHQQDIDDLKKQNALLEQQGKFRALEKAKGNTQLQASYSSDSSLYTNPKGSAVSAFDGGSDSSSESEPEEPPTRKKLRVESS from the exons ATGAGTGATAACGATGACATCGAAGTTGACAGTGAT gaaGAGTCGTCGAGATTTCTCCCAGTG GCAGACAAGCGAGCACACCACAACGCACTGGAGCGCAAACGGAGGGACCACATCAAAGACAGCTTTCACAGTTTACGTGACTCTGTGCCTTCTTTACAaggagagaag CACTTTGTCAAACAGGCTTCCCGAGCTCAGATTTTAGACAAAGCCACAGAGTATATCCAGTACATGCGCCGCAAGAACCACACGCACCAACAGGACATCGATGACCTGAAGAAACAGAATGCTTTGCTGGAGCAGCAGGGTAAGt TCCGTGCTCTAGAGAAGGCCAAGGGCAACACACAGCTGCAGGCCAGCTACTCATCAGACAGCAGCTTGTACACCAACCCTAAAGGCAGTGCTGTGTCTGCCTTCGATGGTGGTTCCGATTCCAGCTCCGAGTCCGAGCCTGAGGAGCCTCCCACCAGGAAGAAGCTGCGTGTGGAGTCCAGCTAG
- the LOC124390224 gene encoding protein max isoform X5, with the protein MSDNDDIEVDSDADKRAHHNALERKRRDHIKDSFHSLRDSVPSLQGEKHFVKQASRAQILDKATEYIQYMRRKNHTHQQDIDDLKKQNALLEQQGKFRALEKAKGNTQLQASYSSDSSLYTNPKGSAVSAFDGGSDSSSESEPEEPPTRKKLRVESS; encoded by the exons ATGAGTGATAACGATGACATCGAAGTTGACAGTGAT GCAGACAAGCGAGCACACCACAACGCACTGGAGCGCAAACGGAGGGACCACATCAAAGACAGCTTTCACAGTTTACGTGACTCTGTGCCTTCTTTACAaggagagaag CACTTTGTCAAACAGGCTTCCCGAGCTCAGATTTTAGACAAAGCCACAGAGTATATCCAGTACATGCGCCGCAAGAACCACACGCACCAACAGGACATCGATGACCTGAAGAAACAGAATGCTTTGCTGGAGCAGCAGGGTAAGt TCCGTGCTCTAGAGAAGGCCAAGGGCAACACACAGCTGCAGGCCAGCTACTCATCAGACAGCAGCTTGTACACCAACCCTAAAGGCAGTGCTGTGTCTGCCTTCGATGGTGGTTCCGATTCCAGCTCCGAGTCCGAGCCTGAGGAGCCTCCCACCAGGAAGAAGCTGCGTGTGGAGTCCAGCTAG